The proteins below come from a single Oxyura jamaicensis isolate SHBP4307 breed ruddy duck chromosome 1, BPBGC_Ojam_1.0, whole genome shotgun sequence genomic window:
- the SLC25A15 gene encoding mitochondrial ornithine transporter 1, whose translation MRINSALQAAIDLTAGAAGGTACVVTGQPFDTAKVKMQTFPDMYKGIVDCFVKTYKQVGFRGFYKGTSPALVANIAENSVLFMCYGFCQQIVRKIVGVDRKTKLSDLQNAAAGSFASAFATLVLCPTELVKCRLQAMHEMQLSGKIVQGHNTVWSVVKSVIQKDGPLGFYRGLSSTLLREVPGYFFFFGGYELSRTFFASGRSKDELGPLPLLLSGGFGGSCLWIAVYPVDCIKSRIQVLSMAGKQTGFMGTFVTVVRTEGVLALYSGLKPTMIRAFLANGALFLAYEYSRKLMMQQVDSY comes from the exons ATGAGGATCAACTCTGCTCTTCAGGCCGCTATTGACctcacagcaggagctgcag GTGGAACAGCATGTGTGGTGACTGGCCAGCCCTTCGACACAGCGAAGGTGAAGATGCAGACGTTCCCTGACATGTACAAAGGGATTGTCGACTGCTTTGTGAAAACCTACAAACAAGTGGGGTTTCGAGGCTTCTACAAGGGGACCTCGCCAGCACTGGTAGCCAACATCGCAGAGAACTCCGTCCTGTTCATGTGCTATGGGTTTTGCCAacaaattgtgagaaaaattGTTGGAGtagacaggaaaacaaagctcag TGATCTGCAGAACGCTGCTGCAGGCTCCTTCGCCTCTGCCTTTGCCACCCTGGTCCTCTGCCCCACGGAGCTGGTGAAGTGCCGGCTGCAGGCCATGCACGAAATGCAGCTGTCGGGAAAGATAGTGCAGGGGCACAA CACAGTTTGGTCAGTAGTGAAGAGTGTTATCCAAAAGGATGGTCCCCTTGGATTTTACCGTGGTCTGTCCAGCACTTTGCTGCGGGAAGTCCCAggctatttcttcttctttggcGGGTATGAACTGAGCCGGACGTTCTTCGCCTCTGGGAGATCAAAAGATGAATTAG GTCCCCTTCCCTTGCTGCTAAGTGGAGGTTTTGGAGGCAGCTGTCTGTGGATCGCTGTGTATCCCGTGGACTGCATCAAGTCTAGAATTCAGGTTCTCTCCATGGCTGGGAAGCAGACAGGCTTTATGGGAACATTTGTAACTGTTGTGAGAACTGAAG GTGTGCTTGCCTTGTATTCTGGCCTGAAGCCAACTATGATCCGTGCATTCCTGGCCAATGGGGCACTGTTCCTCGCCTATGAGTACAGCCGGAAACTTATGATGCAACAAGTAGATTCCTACTGA